In Nostoc sp. GT001, a genomic segment contains:
- a CDS encoding ATP-binding protein, whose product MPEEFSCQISPPFLSEGSDRDLGLDSTLQELPMYNFSVEISHTGMEVASFLDKYPLLPGVILVEQGNFIGMISRRRLLEFLIRPFGQELFVQQPLAVLYSYVRTPMLLVTDTTSILTTMQLSLKRSPELLAEPIVVETESGAYRLLDVQELNIISWQIRGIDNLIRYERSQAQMIQNDKMANLGRLVDGVAHEVLDPVGFIWGNIIYVSNYSQDLLKLIAAYEQELPSVSPAINQIKEEIEFDFLEQDLSRSLASIRTGAERLKKLVTSLQNFCHIDELFPKPVDLHACIDSIILLINSRLQGEIEIVKYYGQLPPVYCFMGQLNQVLMNILSEVVDTLLNEAVRQQLHLEETKTVQKPRIEITTEVISQEASNPDAPDSRWVLIRIADNGSGMSEELQQQIMESFSLETKNGKNTGLAVSYRIITVRHGGKLNFHSQIGIGTKFEILLPLV is encoded by the coding sequence GTGCCAGAAGAATTCAGTTGCCAAATTTCACCGCCATTTTTGTCTGAGGGTAGCGATCGCGATCTTGGTTTAGATTCAACCCTCCAAGAACTACCAATGTATAATTTCTCAGTGGAAATTAGCCACACCGGGATGGAAGTGGCTAGTTTTTTGGACAAATACCCCTTGCTACCAGGAGTAATTTTGGTAGAACAGGGAAATTTCATTGGGATGATTTCGCGGCGGCGACTACTAGAATTTTTGATTCGTCCATTCGGACAAGAGTTATTTGTTCAGCAACCATTAGCTGTTCTCTACAGCTATGTGCGGACACCGATGTTGCTTGTTACTGATACAACATCGATTTTAACAACAATGCAACTGAGCTTAAAGCGATCGCCAGAATTATTAGCAGAACCAATTGTAGTAGAAACCGAATCTGGTGCTTATAGATTATTAGATGTCCAAGAATTGAATATTATTTCTTGGCAAATTCGAGGAATCGACAATCTGATCCGCTATGAACGCAGTCAAGCCCAAATGATTCAAAATGATAAAATGGCAAATTTGGGGCGTTTAGTAGACGGCGTAGCCCACGAAGTTTTAGACCCAGTGGGTTTTATTTGGGGTAACATAATCTATGTTTCAAACTACAGTCAAGATTTACTCAAACTAATCGCCGCTTACGAGCAAGAGTTACCATCAGTTTCTCCGGCCATTAATCAGATTAAAGAAGAGATTGAATTTGATTTTTTAGAACAAGATTTGTCGCGATCGCTTGCTAGTATTCGCACGGGAGCGGAAAGATTAAAAAAACTCGTTACTAGTTTGCAAAACTTCTGTCATATTGATGAACTTTTTCCCAAGCCAGTAGATTTACACGCCTGTATAGATAGCATTATTTTATTAATTAATAGCCGTCTTCAAGGAGAAATTGAAATCGTCAAATACTACGGTCAATTACCCCCAGTGTATTGCTTTATGGGGCAATTAAACCAGGTTTTGATGAATATTTTAAGTGAAGTTGTGGATACTTTACTCAATGAAGCAGTGCGACAGCAGTTACATTTAGAAGAGACAAAGACTGTTCAAAAACCCCGAATTGAGATTACCACAGAAGTTATATCCCAAGAAGCAAGCAACCCAGATGCACCAGATTCTCGCTGGGTTTTAATTCGCATTGCTGATAATGGCTCTGGAATGTCTGAAGAATTACAACAGCAAATTATGGAGTCTTTTTCTCTGGAAACAAAGAATGGTAAAAATACTGGTTTAGCAGTAAGTTATCGAATTATCACTGTAAGACATGGCGGTAAATTAAATTTCCATTCACAGATTGGTATAGGTACAAAATTTGAAATTTTATTACCTCTGGTGTAA